A genomic segment from Mustela lutreola isolate mMusLut2 chromosome 15, mMusLut2.pri, whole genome shotgun sequence encodes:
- the KCNJ2 gene encoding inward rectifier potassium channel 2, whose translation MGSVRTNRYSIVSSEEDGMKLATMAVANGFGNGKSKVHTRQQCRSRFVKKDGHCNVQFINVGEKGQRYLADIFTTCVDIRWRWMLVIFCLAFVLSWLFFGCVFWLIALLHGDLDASKESKACVSEVNSFTAAFLFSIETQTTIGYGFRCVTDECPIAVFMVVFQSIVGCIIDAFIIGAVMAKMAKPKKRNETLVFSHNAVIAMRDGKLCLMWRVGNLRKSHLVEAHVRAQLLKSRITSEGEYIPLDQIDINVGFDSGIDRIFLVSPITIVHEIDEDSPLYDLSKQDIDNADFEIVVILEGMVEATAMTTQCRSSYLANEILWGHRYEPVLFEEKHYYKVDYSRFHKTYEVPNTPLCSARDLAEKKYILSNANSFCYENEVALTSKEEDDSDNGVPESTSTDTPPDIDLHNQASVPLEPRPLRRESEI comes from the coding sequence ATGGGCAGTGTGCGAACCAACCGCTATAGCATTGTCTCTTCAGAAGAAGACGGAATGAAGTTGGCCACCATGGCGGTTGCAAATGGCTTTGGGAATGGGAAGAGCAAAGTCCACACCCGACAACAGTGCAGGAGCCGCTTTGTGAAGAAAGATGGCCACTGTAATGTTCAGTTCATCAATGTGGGGGAGAAGGGACAACGGTACCTTGCAGACATCTTTACCACGTGCGTGGACATTCGCTGGCGGTGGATGCTGGTTATCTTCTGCCTGGCTTTCGTTCTCTCGTGGCTATTCTTTGGCTGTGTGTTTTGGTTGATagctctgctccatggggatcTGGATGCGTCAAAAGAGAGCAAAGCTTGTGTGTCTGAGGTCAACAGCTTCACGGCTGCcttccttttctccattgagaCCCAGACAACCATAGGCTATGGCTTCAGGTGTGTCACGGACGAGTGCCCGATTGCTGTTTTCATGGTGGTATTCCAGTCCATTGTGGGCTGCATCATTGACGCCTTCATCATTGGCGCTGTCATGGCGAAGATGGCAAAGCCAAAGAAGAGAAACGAGACTTTGGTCTTCAGTCACAACGCTGTGATCGCCATGAGAGACGGCAAGCTGTGCTTGATGTGGCGGGTGGGCAACCTTCGGAAAAGCCACCTGGTGGAAGCTCACGTGAGAGCCCAGCTGCTCAAATCCAGAATTACTTCGGAAGGGGAGTACATCCCCCTGGATCAAATAGATATCAACGTTGGGTTTGACAGCGGAATTGACCGCATATTTCTGGTGTCTCCGATCACAATAGTCCATGAAATAGATGAAGACAGTCCTTTATATGATCTGAGTAAACAGGACATTGACAACGCAGACTTTGAAATTGTGGTCATTCTGGAAGGTATGGTGGAAGCCACCGCCATGACCACACAATGCCGGAGCTCCTATCTGGCAAATGAAATCCTCTGGGGCCACCGCTATGAGCCTGTACTCTTTGAGGAGAAGCACTATTACAAAGTAGACTATTCAAGGTTCCACAAGACTTATGAGGTGCCTAACACTCCTCTTTGTAGTGCCAGAGACTTagcagaaaagaaatatatcCTCTCCAACGCTAATTCATTTTGCTATGAAAATGAAGTCGCCCTCACAAGCAAAGAGGAAGATGACAGTGACAATGGGGTTCCAGAAAGCACCAGTACGGACACACCCCCTGACATAGACCTTCACAACCAGGCAAGTGTCCCTCTAGAGCCCAGGCCCTTACGGCGAGAGTCGGAGATatga